One Rosa chinensis cultivar Old Blush chromosome 5, RchiOBHm-V2, whole genome shotgun sequence genomic region harbors:
- the LOC112201482 gene encoding probable transcription factor KAN4 has protein sequence MERVEIVDRLSSLVSSSSSSLDNGEVYSPNCSSFGDHAMRIAAQRMRVHYTTLPAHQISLLKSSTTVRPYVRSKVPRLRWSPDLHRCFVHAVERLGGEDRATPKLILEIMNVKGLTISHIKSHLQMYRSMKHEKRIQEEAIAAKRNDKANPSDSNNSYWLNSNKSTATPPTYCQRSNWMMRNMYNSAPYQSNRSYIEGIDHKNTSTLAKWNNENYRQNSYFIFTDLVKRGSDDAQESNDQVKVLSFVNAGCQSNHSKPEDLGGETETGAEIDAAMSPSLKSSSKAYYSQQFRPSDSENSVVNDVSLELSLT, from the exons ATGGAGAGAGTTGAGATAGTTGATCGTTTGAGTTCTCTTGTGAGCTCTTCGTCCTCTTCACTTGACAATGGAGAAGTATATTCTCCGAACTGCTCGTCATTTGGTGATCATGCTATGAGAATTGCAGCTCAAAGAATGAGAGTTCACTATACTACTTTGCCAGCCCATCAGATAAGCCTGCTGAAATCATCAACTACAGTTAGACCTTATGTTCGTTCGAAAGTGCCTCGGCTTCGTTGGTCACCTGATCTTCACCGCTGTTTTGTGCATGCAGTTGAAAGGCTTGGAGGAGAAGACA gAGCTACTCCAAAGTTGATTTTGGAGATCATGAATGTGAAGGGCCTCACCATATCTCATATAAAAAGCCATCTTCAG ATGTACAGGAGCATGAAGCATGAAAAACGCATACAAG AAGAGGCTATAGCAGCAAAGAGGAACGATAAGGCAAATCCCTCGGACTCAAACAATTCATACTGGCTAAATTCAAATAAGAGTACTGCTACTCCCCCTACTTATTGCCAAAGGAGCAATTGGATGATGAGAAACATGTACAATAGTGCACCCTACCAAAGCAATAGAAGCTACATTGAAGGAATTGATCACAAGAATACGAGCACCCTGGCAAAATG GAACAATGAGAATTACAGACAGAATTCTTACTTCATATTCACTGATCTAGTCAAAAGAGGCAGTGATGATGCTCAA gagaGCAATGATCAAGTGAAAGTACTGTCATTTGTCAATGCTGGCTGCCAAAGCAATCATAGTAAACCGGAAGATTTAGGTGGTGAAACTGAAACTGGAGCAGAGATTGATGCTGCAATGTCTCCATCACTCAAATCGTCATCAAAGGCTTATTATTCGCAGCAGTTCAGGCCAAGCGACTCTGAGAATTCAGTTGTGAATGATGTCTCTCTTGAACTTAGTCTTACTTAA
- the LOC112165771 gene encoding aminomethyltransferase, mitochondrial, with protein sequence MRGGGLWQLGQSITRRLAQGDKKGVARRYFASEAELKKTVLYDFHVAHGGKMVPFAGWGMPIQYKDSIMDSTVNCRENGGLFDVSHMCGLSLKGKDSIPFLEKLVIADVAGLAPGTGTLTVFTNEKGGAIDDSVVTKVTDDHIYLVVNAGCRDKDLAHIEEHMKAFKAKGGDVSWHIHDERSLLALQGPLAAPTLQHLTKEDLSKFYFGEFRILDINGAHCFLTRTGYTGEDGFEISVPDENALDLAKAILEKSEGKVRLTGLGARDSLRLEAGLCLYGNDMEQHITPVEAGLTWAIGKRRRAEGGFLGAETILKQLADGPSIRRVGFISSGPPARGHSEIQNEKGETIGEVTSGGFSPCLKKNIAMGYVKSGNHKAGTKVKIVVRGKAYDGTVTKMPFVPTKYYKPT encoded by the exons ATGAGAGGAGGTGGTTTGTGGCAGCTTGGTCAGTCAATCACCCGACGCCTTGCTCAGGGTGATAAGAAGGGTGTAGCTCGTCGATACTTTGCCTCTGAAGCTGAGCTCAAAAAGACAGTTCTTTATGACTTCCACGTCGCTCATGGTGGGAAGATGGTGCCATTTGCCGGATGGGGCATGCCTATTCAGTATAAGGACTCAATTATGGACTCCACTGTGAACTGTAGGGAGAACGGTGGGCTTTTTGATGTCTCCCATATGTGTGGGCTGAGCCTCAAGGGGAAGGACTCCATTCCATTCCTGGAAAAGCTTGTCATAGCTGATGTTGCTGGTCTGGCCCCAGGAACGGGGACACTAACTGTCTTTACAAATGAGAAGGGAGGGGCAATTGATGACTCTGTGGTTACCAAGGTCACTGATGACCACATATACCTGGTGGTGAATGCTGGATGTAGGGATAAGGATTTGGCTCACATTGAGGAGCACATGAAGGCATTCAAGGCCAAAGGGGGAGACGTCTCATGGCACATCCATGATGAGAGATCTCTTCTAGCTCTTCAG GGTCCTCTTGCTGCCCCAACTCTTCAACACTTGACAAAAGAGGATTTGAGCAAGTTTTATTTTGGAGAGTTCCGAATTTTGGATATCAATGGGGCACACTGCTTTCTCACAAGGACTGG ATACACTGGTGAAGATGGATTCGAAATCTCAGTTCCTGATGAGAATGCGTTGGATCTTGCCAAAGCAATCTTGGAGAAATCTGAGGGGAAGGTGAGGCTGACTGGATTGGGAGCTCGTGATAGTCTCCGACTGGAAGCTGGTTTGTGTTTATATGGCAATGATATGGAGCAACACATAACACCAGTGGAGGCTGGGCTCACATGGGCTATAGGCAAGAGAAGAAGGGCAGAAGGTGGCTTTCTCGGAGCTGAGACAATTCTCAAGCAACTTGCTGATGGTCCTTCCATCAGGCGTGTTGGTTTCATCTCTTCAGGCCCACCTGCTAGAGGCCACAGCGAGATTCAGAATGAGAAAGGCGAAACCATTGGGGAAGTGACAAGTGGAGGATTCAGCCCTTGCCTGAAGAAAAATATCGCTATGGGGTATGTAAAATCTGGAAACCACAAGGCCGGAACCAAAGTGAAGATTGTTGTGCGAGGAAAGGCCTATGATGGAACTGTCACTAAAATGCCTTTTGTACCAACAAAATACTACAAGCCAACTTAA
- the LOC112166520 gene encoding probable F-box protein At4g22030: MACLQTSSLLFPTSSTLSSSSRRMINAAIQVPKVPRLRFTNPKTATKLVLEGLQLSDGISNTYQIAQPKHQESSKHFHSTTTSTSTATIQLYAILEEVADRIEMHINIGEQRNNWNVLLLNSINMITLTASIMAGIAGTVGAGMPILALKLSSALLFTAASGMLLIMNKIQPSQLAEEQRNATRLFKQIQTQIQNLLALREPTEQDVKETMEKVLALDKAYPLPLLGAMLEKYPKKFEAAAWWPKSHGVQNPSETKSRMGKTNGWSEDLEDEMREIISVVKSKDFEDYERLAIGSAFVGHNDLAAIAAVAAGSLSTAVNAFQHGGQVGMVFEMYRNCAGFFNKLEDTIEATLGEQDLEKRENGELFEMKIALELGRSLPQLRELASKSASCRRNGTVIDEMGSKLF, from the exons ATGGCTTGTTTGCAAACTTCAAGTCTCCTATTCCCCACATCTTCAACTCTTTCCAGTTCCTCAAGGAGAATGATCAATGCTGCAATCCAAGTCCCCAAAGTTCCAAGACTCCGCTTCACCAACCCGAAAACCGCAACCAAGTTGGTACTTGAAGGGCTACAATTGAGTGATGGGATCTCAAACACGTACCAAATAGCTCAACCAAAGCATCAAGAATCATCAAAGCACTTTCATTCTACTACTACTAGTACTTCTACAGCTACCATTCAGCTCTATGCAATCCTAGAGGAAGTAGCAGATAGAATTGAGATGCACATCAATATTGGCGAGCAGCGCAACAACTGGAACGTTCTTCTGCTCAACTCCATCAACATGATCACTCTCACAGCCTCAATCATGGCTGGAATTGCAGGCACTGTTGGTGCTGGAATGCCCATTTTGGCCTTGAAGTTGTCTTCCGCTCTTTTATTTACTGCAGCCTCAGGAATGTTGCTTATCATGAACAAGATCCAACCTTCACAACTAGCTGAAGAACAGCGCAATGCCACAAGATTGTTCAAGCAGATCCAAACTCAAATCCAAAACTTACTAGCACTTCGTGAGCCGACAGAACAAGATGTGAAGGAAACAATGGAGAAAGTTTTAGCTCTTGACAAAGCCTACCCACTTCCATTGCTTGGAGCTATGCTTGAAAAGTACCCTAAAAAGTTTGAGGCAGCTGCTTGGTGGCCTAAAAGTCATGGAGTTCAAAATCCAAGCGAAACGAAATCCAGGATGGGAAAGACTAATGGGTGGAGTGAAGATCTTGAAGATGAAATGAGAGAAATTATTTCAGTGGTGAAAAGCAAAGACTTCGAAGACTACGAGAGATTAG CCATTGGGTCTGCTTTTGTGGGTCACAATGATCTTGCAGCCATTGCTGCAGTGGCTGCTGGTTCATTGAGCACTGCAGTCAATGCTTTTCAACATGGTGGTCAAGTTGGGATGGTGTTTGAGATGTATAGGAACTGTGCTGGCTTCTTCAACAAATTGGAGGATACAATTGAAGCCACACTTGGAGAGCAAGATttggagaaaagagaaaatggcGAATTGTTTGAGATGAAGATTGCTTTGGAATTGGGAAGAAGCTTGCCTCAGCTTAGAGAACTTGCATCAAAATCAGCTTCATGTAGGAGAAATGGAACAGTTATTGACGAAATGGGTTCGAAACTGTTCTGA